A section of the Flavobacteriales bacterium genome encodes:
- a CDS encoding multicopper oxidase domain-containing protein, which translates to MLRPSLLLSTCALPIVLLAQTMNPMAVPPALELDTFDLDVDEHVVSFYPGVNTSTYGASAPYLGPTLILHQGDTARIRVHNHLNQVTSMHWHGMRVPGWADGGPPREVLPGETWSVEFPVRHPAATFWYHPHPDGLTAEQANQGVAGAIVVRDTVEAALALPRTYGVDDLPVVIQDRRFAPNGNFVFAAYGDSVLVNGTPHAYVDCPAQVVRLRLLNGSNARVYQLGFDDGRTFHVIASDGGLLSAPVPTDRLPLSNGERAEVLLDLTGMEGDSLHLMSFGSELPVTVPGANNPIWETSVLNGVDFQVLRIRVGPPTPGAVTTIPGTLVTLTPPDEADAVRTRTKILAGMGMVGMGMFTINGLMFNPAVVNDTMLLGTTEVWEIENISNMAHPMHLHGGSFHVLDRDGAPPPLWERGPKDVVLVDAGASVRIIMRFEDLSDGWPYMYHCHNLMHEDNMMMLQYIVVDLNTDLPALEAGPATLFPIPSAGAVNYTCPFVPEALRITDATGRTVHTEGALPAQGTLDLALPPGSYLATFSTDQRRSTARLVIR; encoded by the coding sequence ATGCTGCGTCCGTCGCTCCTGCTATCCACCTGCGCGCTCCCGATCGTCCTGTTGGCCCAGACGATGAACCCCATGGCCGTTCCGCCCGCCTTGGAACTGGACACCTTCGATCTGGACGTGGATGAGCATGTGGTGAGCTTCTACCCCGGGGTGAACACCAGCACCTACGGGGCCAGCGCCCCCTATCTGGGCCCCACACTGATCCTGCACCAAGGCGACACCGCCCGCATCCGGGTTCACAACCACCTGAACCAGGTGACGAGCATGCACTGGCATGGCATGCGTGTGCCGGGCTGGGCCGATGGAGGGCCGCCCCGTGAGGTCCTTCCGGGTGAAACGTGGTCCGTGGAGTTCCCGGTACGGCATCCGGCGGCCACCTTCTGGTACCATCCGCACCCGGACGGGCTCACGGCGGAGCAGGCCAATCAAGGAGTGGCCGGTGCCATCGTGGTGCGCGACACGGTCGAGGCGGCCCTTGCACTGCCCCGCACCTACGGGGTGGACGACCTGCCGGTGGTGATCCAGGACCGGCGGTTCGCCCCCAACGGCAACTTCGTCTTCGCCGCTTATGGTGACTCGGTGCTGGTGAACGGAACCCCGCACGCGTATGTGGACTGCCCGGCGCAGGTGGTGCGGCTGCGGCTGCTGAACGGCAGCAACGCCCGGGTCTACCAGCTCGGCTTCGATGACGGGCGCACGTTCCACGTGATCGCCAGTGACGGCGGATTGCTGAGCGCACCGGTGCCGACGGACCGCCTACCCTTGAGCAACGGCGAGCGGGCCGAGGTGCTGTTGGACCTCACCGGCATGGAGGGCGACAGTCTGCACCTGATGAGCTTCGGCAGCGAACTGCCCGTCACCGTACCGGGTGCCAACAACCCGATCTGGGAAACGAGCGTGCTGAACGGCGTGGACTTCCAGGTGCTTCGGATCCGCGTGGGCCCGCCCACACCGGGCGCGGTGACCACGATCCCCGGTACGCTGGTGACGCTGACACCGCCTGACGAAGCCGACGCGGTGCGCACACGAACGAAGATCCTGGCGGGCATGGGCATGGTGGGCATGGGCATGTTCACCATCAACGGGCTCATGTTCAACCCGGCGGTGGTGAACGACACCATGCTCCTGGGCACCACCGAAGTATGGGAGATCGAGAACATCAGCAACATGGCCCACCCCATGCATCTGCACGGCGGCTCGTTCCACGTGCTGGACCGCGATGGTGCACCGCCTCCCCTGTGGGAACGGGGACCGAAGGACGTGGTGCTGGTGGATGCCGGGGCCAGTGTGCGCATCATCATGCGGTTCGAGGACCTGAGCGACGGATGGCCGTACATGTACCACTGCCACAACCTGATGCACGAGGACAACATGATGATGCTGCAGTACATCGTGGTGGACCTCAATACCGACCTGCCCGCCCTCGAAGCCGGGCCGGCAACGCTGTTCCCGATCCCGAGCGCCGGCGCGGTGAACTACACATGCCCCTTCGTGCCGGAGGCGTTGCGCATCACCGACGCCACCGGGCGGACCGTGCATACGGAAGGCGCGCTGCCCGCACAGGGAACCCTTGACCTGGCCCTGCCACCGGGCTCCTACTTGGCCACGTTCAGCACCGATCAACGCCGGAGCACGGCCCGGTTGGTCATTCGCTGA